TTTCACCATCTTCGACCTGTTGATGCCTTTTTCCTTTTGGCAGGATTTCGAGTACGAGGGGCGAACCACCAAGCGGAGTCGCCCGACTCATGTTTTCACGCTGTTGCCACCGCAAGAGGCAGAGGGAATCAGGGCTCACATCTCCAAGGTTCGTATCTATCTCGATGAGGAGTTCAACGCTCTGAATCGCGTGGAAATCTATGATGCGGAAGGCGAGCTGAGCAAAACGCTCTCCGTGGTGGCCTTCAAAATCGTAGACGGACAAGGTGTTCTCAGTCAGGTCGACGTGCGCAACGAGCAGACGCGAGACAAAACCCGTTTTCGCGTGACGGACCCCGCTCTGGGGGTCGAAGTGCCTGAATGGGTGTTCGATATGGAGGGCTTGACCCGGAACGTATACGGTACGCCGCTTTCCCGCGTACAGGGCAAGCCAGCCGAAGAAGACGAGTAACTTGCCGACCCGCATGTTCCGTTAGCGTGAGGCTTGGCGGATGATCTCTTGGATGGTGGTATTGACCGGACCCATCGCTTGGTAGGCTTGATCCAATTGGTGCGGGCGTTCGACACCTAGTCGAAGGTAGGCGGAGGCCAATAGGAAGGCACATACGATGCCGAGGCTGCTGGCGAGGATTTTTCCGATGGTATGGCGAGAGAGAGAAGGGGAAGTGATTCGTTTCATGCCACTCTCCATCGCACTGCAGATGCCATTTAGGGTAGGAAAATTTGTAAGTAACAGATGGACAGTGAAATACGTTGTTCGGTTTTTGATGGAACGATTTGAAGAATCGATATCCTTACAACTGTTGACTGGTGCTTATGTGCAATTAATGTACACCCATGCCGCAAAAGATATTTGTCCGTGATCATTGGCCACTTGCTCAGAAACTGGCTGAAGTGGTTTATTGTAATCCCTTTGAAGAGTCTCGATGGCAACTGGAGCGGGAGTGCTTGGGGGAGGACTATCAGGAACGGTATCGTTACGTCGCTCCTGGCGGGGCGGAAGAGTTGTTGGCCCCGAATTTAAAGAAGCTCTTGGCTATGGCGCTCGAGTTCATGGAAGCTGCCCGGTCCAAGCTCGCCAAAGCTAGGCAGGTGGATGAAGGGGAGCGAGTGGTCTACGAAAACCTTGTACACTTCGTGGTTTATCACGAGTTCATGCAGAAGTACGACCGTCTTATCGAAGGCGCTCTTGCGGGAAAGCCAGTGCCTGGCGGCGTCTCCTTTTTCTACGAGTATCGGGACCGCCAGCGGTATTTTCTGAGCGTGCACGCGGCCACCCGCTTTTCGCCTGAGCAGGAGGGATTGTATTTTGCGCTCTACTTTCAGTTGAGACGGGCGTGGCTGAATATCTACCGGTATCTGGTGGGTGGCTCCGAGGCGATCTGCGCCCTGCGAAGCCGAATCTGGGGCAGTTGTTTTACCCACGACATGCGCCGCTACCAACGCTCGCTCTACAATCGGATGAGCGATATCGTGACCTTGATAACGGGTCCATCGGGCACGGGCAAGGAGTTGGTGGCTCGGGCGGTAGGCATGTCCCGATTCGTTCCCTTCGATATCAAGACGGGGCGTTTTGCGGTCGATTTCTCGGAAGCGTTTTATCCGCTCAACCTTTCGGCACTCTCTCCCACATTGATCGAGTCCGAGCTTTTCGGGCATCGCAAAGGAGCCTTCACGGGAGCCTTGCAGGATCGGGAAGGCTACTTCGAGAAATGCGGAGCGTTTGGTACCGTCTTCTTGGATGAGATAGGAGAGACGGATGCGTCCATTCAGGTTAAGCTGCTGAGGGTGCTGCAGACTCGGCAATTCCAGAGGCTCGGCGACACCGCGCTGAGGCCTTTCGTCGGAAAGATTATGGCCGCTACGAACCGGGATTTGCCGGATGAGATCGCCGCCGGGTCCTTCCGTGAAGACTTCTATTTCCGCCTTTGCGCGGATCGGATTCGGACTCCATCTCTTAGCGAAGTGCTTTCAGGGAGTGGGGCGGAGATAGGAACTCTGGTCCGCCATATCGCCCTCAAAGTGGCTGGTCCCGTGGACGCGGAATCGCTGGCAGAGGAGTCGATTGGCTGGATAAAGCAAAACCTTGGTTCGGCCTACCAGTGGCCCGGCAACTTCCGAGAGCTCGAGCAATGCGTGCGTAACATTATGATTCACGGTCGCTACGAGGCGGAGGATCTCGGTTTGAGCCGAGTGGACGCGGATCGCGTCAAAGAGGCGGCAGGAGAAAAATTGACCGCGAATCAATTGCTGAGCCGCTACGCCCAGGAAATCTACAGACGAGGCGGGAGTTATGAAGAGACCGCTCGCGTTCTCCAAGTCGACAGAAGGACTGCGAAACGCTATGTTTTGGGAGTCGATTGATAGAAAACGCTAAGCCTAGTTGGACAAAATTTGTACATTGGATTCTGGGGTTGGATTTAGTTGGACGGGTTGAGGATTTGTAAGTAATTGATAAGCATTGGTTAGAGGGTTCGTAATTCTCACTTCTCGCGGGCTGGCATGACGCTAGCAAATAGAGAGGCATGCAAAAATCTGCTCCTCTCTCTTACTCTTACCGGCTGATCGGTTCCCAGGGCTTGAATGCCTTGGGCGACCACATCGCTAAAATCACCGCCTCCGCTTTGGTGGCGGCCTTGTTTCCGGAGCGTCAGGCTGCGGTTTGGGTAGGCGTTATTTCCGCCCTATATGTGCTGCCTTATATTTTTCTCGCTCCAGTGGCAGGAAAGCTGACGGGCCGCTTTTCCAAGTCGGCCGTGGTGCGGGGCAGTTTATTGCTGCAAGCGGCGGCGACAGCTGGCTTGGGCTTCAGCGCAATTCAGGGCTCATTCGGCGGGGTGATCGCCTCGCTCGCTTTGGTTGCCTGCCAATCCAGTCTTCTCGCTCCTTCTCGCAACGCGCTTTTGAAGGACCTTTGCGGAACTGAAAGGCTTGGGCAAATGATGGGGCTGCTGGGCCTTGCGGGCGTAGGTGCGACATTGGTGGGGCTTGCAGTGGGTGGATGGTCCTTTGACCAACTCTGGAAGCTGCTGGGAGACCCTTGGCAAGCGACCGCCATCGCCGGAGCGGCTTCGAGTCTCTTTGCGCTTTTTGCTTACGGGGCAGTGTCGCGCATCGACTCCAATTCTGAAACGGAAGTCGAAAAGGACAGCTCGTTTATCGCTGCGGCTCGCGAGCTTTTCGCTCGGCCTGTCCTGAGATGGACCTCCCTCGGCTTGGCTTGGTTTTACGGAGTGGGGGCCATGTTGATCATGATCTTGCTGCAAGATAGCCGCCTTGATCATGGTCAATCAGTTGGATCTGCCAGCCAAGGTGGAGGAATGGCGGCTTTACTCGGATTTGGAGTCGCTGCTGGAAGCGGCCTTGCCGCCTACCTTTGTAGACGCCGCATCGAAGTCGGGCTATCGTTTTTGGGGGTTGTCCTTTTGAGCGTGTTCATTCCTTTGACTGCTTTGTTCTGGGACAACGATGGGATGGTTTCGGCCGGTGTTTTAATCCTCGGTTTGGCGGGAGGACTTTTTTCCGCTCCCTTGAACGCCTTGTTCGTTGCTTCCGCTCGCGACGACGCTCGCGTGACATCGATCGCGGCCAACAACCTGCTGATCAATGTCGTTTCAGGAGCCTTCGTTTTGATCGCGTCGGCAATGGGATATATGGGCTGGAGTCCGCAGGCTCAGCTTTGGATCGTGGCGGGAACCAGTGTCGTAGTAACCGCGGCGATGACTGTTTTGGTGCCGGAGAGCCTGGTTCGCTTAGTCCTCATGGCTGCGTGCAAAGTCTTCTATTCCCTGAAGCCGAGATACACCGAAAAACTTCCGAGAGAAGGCGGTACGCTTTTAGTATCCAATCATGTTAGCTACGCGGATGCATTGCTGATTTGGGCAAGCTCACCTCGCCCAGTACAGTTCGTCGGCACGGATGAGCTTTTGAAATATCCTCTGATGAAGTGGGTGTATCGGAAGTTCAACGTCATCCCGGTTTCGCCGCGTAGAGCCAAGGATGCGGTTAGCAAAACGGTCGACGCCTTGAAGGCGGGTGGTGTGGTTTGCCTTTTCCCGGAGGGAGCTTTGACGCGCACTGGCATGGTGATGCCCTTCAAGAAAGGGGCCGAACTCATTGCTCGATTGGCACAGGTACCGGTTGTTCCCTTGGCGATCGACGGGATGTGGGGATCTGTATTCAGCTTCTCTGACAAGCCGTTTCGCTATCGTTGGGGGCAGCCTTTGCGTCGTCAGGTATCGCTTGCCTTCGGGGATGCTGTGAAGTTTGATCAAGCGTCGGTAGAGAGTTTGCGCGAAGCGGTGTTGGACCTGTCGCAGGATGGTTTTTCAAATCGCAGGAAGCTGGAAAAGTCTTTGGCCTATCTCAGTTTGAAAGTACTGGCCCGGAAACCATTTTCGACAAAGATGGTCGACCGATCCTTGGGATCGAAACGTTTTCGTAATTACCAACTATCGGTGGCAGCTTTGGGCGTCTCGAGGTACCTAATCAAAGATTGTCCGGCGGCGAGAGTGGGAGTGCTTTTGCCGCCATTCTTTTGCCGGGAGCTCTGTTGGCTAAATTGTATTCGGTGGCTGAATTCGGAGGGGGCAGGGAAGCGACCCTGTTATACTCAAGCGGGAGTTCTGCGGAGCCGAAAGGGATTCCTCTGAGCCATCGAAATCTAGTGGCCAACGTGTCGCAACTTTCTGGATGCTACTTGATGCGTTCTTCGGATCGGCTCCTGGCCAATCTGCCTTTGTTTCACAGCTTCGGACTGACGGGAGGATTTTGGCTGCCAATTTTGAATGGAATGCAGGTCGTTACTACGTGGTCGCCTTTGCAAGCGAAAGATAATCTCATGGCGATACGTGAGGAGTCGGTAAGCGTGATGATCGGCACGCCGACTTTTCTCAGGCCTTATCTTAAAAAGGCATCGAGTGAAGACTTGAAGAGCTTGCGGCTGGTGGTGGCGGGAGCGGAGAAGCTGCCATCGGATTTAGCGGAGCAATGGAAACGCCGTTTTGGAATCAGCATTCTGGAGGGTTATGGAATGACCGAGTGCGCTCCGGTAATCTCTGCCAATTGTTTGCGAAGCGATGCGCTCAAGGGACGTTATGCCTTGGCGCAGAATGGCAGTAAACAGGGGTCGGCAGGTCTTCCCTTGCCGGGAATCCGTATACGTATTGTGAATCCGGAGAATAAATCGGAAATCGCCAAACCAGGTAGTGGCGGACTGATACTTGTGAAGGGACCGAATATTTTCTGCGGCTATTTAGAGCCGAGCTCGGAAGTTCGTTTTACGCAAGATGGGTGGCTGGATACGGGTGATTTGGGACGTATCGACGATGAGGGCTTTCTTTGGATCGAGGGACGTCTCTCACGGTTTTCAAAGATCGGTGGCGAGATGGTCTCCCACACAGCGGTAGAGGAAGCCATAGTAGAAGCGTATCCAGAAATTGGAGAAAGCGAGGTCCCTTCCTTGTTCGTCGGGTCTCGAGCTTGCGGCAAAAAGGGAGAGTCCTTGGTCCTCTTGACCACTCGGTCTTGTGACGGTGTTGAACTCTCAAAACGCTTGCGAAACCAAGGTTTGCCCAACTTGTGGATTCCTCAGCACCTTGTCGAAGTGGGCAGCTTACCCCTGCTAGGTTCGGGTAAGCTCGATTTGAAAGCCTGCTCAGCCTTGTGCGGTGATGACTCGCCGGCCCAGCAGCTACAAGTGGGAGCAGCTTGAGCTCAGAGGGATATGTTCGCTTGCGTATCCGGATTGAACAGGTGCGCTTTGCTCAGGTCTAGCCGGACAGACAGACTTTGGTTGGATCGAATTAAGACGTCACTCCTGATACGTCCGATGAGGGATTGCTGACCTGACGAAAGGTAGAGTATGGTTTCGTTGCCCATGGGTTCTGCCACGTCGACGACTACTTGAGCTGTGTGTTCAGGTTCGTAGTCAGCCAAGTCTCGCGTGTCCTGTATATCTTCTGGACGTATGCCCAAAACGATAGGCTTGTTCAGATAGTTGGCAGCGGGTTCTGCCAGTACGTTGCTCAGTCGCACCTTGAGCGGAGAGTTGTCTGCGGAAAAGTAGAGGGCATCCGCCTCCTGCGTTATAGTCCCTGCAACAAGATTCATGGGCGGACTACCGATGAAACTGGCGACGAACATGTTGGCTGGCTGGTTGTAGATTTCCAGAGGCTCGGCCACCTGCATGATATTGCCATCGTTCATCACGCAGATCCGATCTCCCATCGTCATCGCTTCCACTTGGTCATGCGTAACGTAAATCATGGTAGCGGCCAAACGGGCGTGCAGCTTTGAGATTTCCGCTCGAGTGGATACTCGCATCTTCGCGTCGAGATTTGAAAGTGGCTCGTCGAAAAGGAACACTTTGGGTTTTCGAACGATGGCCCGTCCGACAGCTACGCGTTGGCGTTGTCCGCCAGAAAGGGCGAAGGGCTTTCGCTGTAAGAGATCTTCGATACCGAGAATCTGGGCCGCCTCTTTTACGCGTCGCTCGATCTCCGTCTTTTTTAACTTACGACGTTTCAAGCCGAAGGCCATGTTTTCGTAGACGCTCATGTGTGGATACAAGGCGTAGTTTTGAAAGACCATAGCGATGTCGCGATCTTTGGGAGCGACTTCATTGATGACATTTCCGTCGATCTTGATCTCGCCGCCGGAGATTTCCTCCAATCCCGCGATCATGCGAAGGCTGGTGGACTTGCCGCATCCGGATGGTCCGACCAGCACCATGAATTCACGATCTTTGATGAAAAGCTCTATCTGGTTAACAGCCCTGACATCTTCACCTTTTCGGTTTGGGTAAACCTTGAGCAGTTTGCTTAATTCAACGGTAGCCATTTTGGTTTTGTTCGAATGATCGTTTCAAGGTTTGGGACTTCGAGATTCGTGATAGTGGGCAAGTTCTGTCAACTTCTTAGTCTGAGCTCGTGAGGCTCTGGGTTTGCTGGAAATGAATCCGTCCTTGGTTGCCATTTCCGTTTTCAATACGAATCGAAGAGGTGGCGTTCATCGTAATTTCATCCTGAGACGTATCGAAGTGTATCGATGAATCGCTTACTATCGAGGTCCATTTTCCGACATCGCAGCACTTCATTGAAGGTTCCCGTATCCGGTTTTATGAACTGGATACACTTGTAGGAATTGAGAGTGAGTTGGTTCAGATTATCTGGATACGGGCCCAAAATGGCGTAATTTATTGTAAAAACTGCTTGTACCCAAAAAATACTAACGCGTTTATGTTTGAAAATCTAATGTTTTTAAGTATCTGATCGGTAATAAGAGGTTTAAAATTCCCACCGAATAAACCGTTAATCCTAACCATACTAAAGTTATGGCCGCTAAAAAAGGCGTTGAGAGTTCTCCTCTCACATTCGATCTGAAGGCAGACCTCATCTCTGTCCTCGATAAATATCAAAAGCAGCTCGGCGTATCCAAAAGCGAAATTATTCGCCATGCGATCGCTGGCTTCGATTACGCTGGGTTTGCTCCAGCAGTAGAAGACCACCGCCAGATCTCGGTACGTCTTCCACTCGCACAGAAGAAAGATCTCGTGAAGCTCGCCAAGGCCAAGAAGGTAAGCATCGGTGAACTGCTCCGCGCAGCTCTCGAAAAATTGCCAACTGTTCCTAGCAAGTCTGGAATCGAAAAAGCTCCAAAGCCTGCCAAGAAGGTTGCTAAGAAAGCTGCGAAAAAGGCGACTAAGAAGGTAGCCAAGAAAGCAGCTAAAAAGGCCGTCAAGAAGGCACCTGCTAAGAAGGCTGCTAAGAAGGTAGTCAAGAAAGCTGTGAAAAAGGCAGTGAAGAAGGCACCTGCCAAGAAGGTTGTTAAGAAAGCAGCCAAGAAGGCACCTGCCAAGAAGGTGGCTAAGGTAGCCAAGAAAGCAGTTAAGAAGGTAGCCAAGAAGAAGGCGGCTAAGAAAAAGAAGAAGTAATTTCTTCTCCTCTAGTTTTTCTGCACAAAAGCCGAGGCGTAACTGCCTCGGCTTTTTTGTGGTTCGAAATTGGGTGAAAAGCGCTTATTACAAAGCTGCTTTACGTGCTCGCTTGATTGCTTTCTTAAGTGAACTGATAACGGTATCGAGTACTTCAAGACGGGCTCTCATCTTGCAGTTGGCGGGAATGATTTTCCAAGGAGCGTAATCGGTATTCGTCTTCTCGATCATCTCGTTGACCGACTCTTCGTAGCGTTCCCATTTCTCCCGATTTCGCCAATCTTCATCGGTGATCTTCCAATTCTTCAGCGGATCCGTTTGGCGGGCTTCGAAACGCTCCAGCTGAGTATCTTTGTCGATATGGAGCCAGAACTTGAGGATGGTAGTACCGAATTTTGCGAGATGTTCTTCCATCTGGTTCATCTCGCGGTAGGCGCGCTGCCAATCGTCATTCGAGCAGAGGGCCTCAACTCGCTCCACCAATACGCGGCCGTACCAGGAGCGGTCGAATATTGCGATCTTTCCACGGGGTGGCATTTCTTTCCAGAAACGCCAGAGGTAGTGATGGCTTAGCTCGACTTGATTGGGCGCGGCGACTGGATTTACGTCGTAGCCACGCGGGTCGATACTCTGGACGAGACGTTTAATGCATCCCCCTTTCCCGGCGGCGTCCCATCCGCAAAAAGCGATGACGACAGGGAGCTCGTGGCTGTGGATCTCATGCACGAGCTCATGGATTTTTTCCTGCCGCTGCTTCAAGGTCTTTTTGTAGAGCTGACGGTCCATCGGCTCTTCGAATTGGGTATCGGCAAGGTAGTTATGCCCCTGATACGTCACCCAATTTCTCTCCTCTTTTGGCAGGGCGAGGAGGGCTCTTTGCTCTTCGATCGCGTTCTCAAGCGTATCGATGATGTGGTTGTAAACGTCGACTAGGGCCGTTTTGAAATTTTCGGTATCGATGGTGTGCCAGCTGGCGTAGTCGCGGTTGGTGGCTTCCATCCCTTGCTTTGCTGTCTCCAGATAGGAGCGGTATTGGCGATGGCGGCGCCAGTCCTTGGGGGTGACACGCCAGGCTGTTTTGGGGTTGTCTTCCAGCTTCCGGAAACGCTTGGCCTGCGTCTTTTTGGATACGTTGAGGAAGAGCTTCACGATCTTTACTCCACTGTCGTGGAGCTGCCGTTCGAAGTTAACGATGTCTTCCCAGTAGCTTGGCAATTCGTCTTCGTGGAGTTTTCCCTCTGCCCAGGAATCCAGTACGAGGTAGTAGGGGCCGCGGTCGTAGAATTGGATTTTCCCTTTTGCGGGGGTGTTGTTCCAGAATCGGTGCAAGAGCGGATAACGCCGAGGATCCTGTTGTCCTGCGTGAGTCGAGTAGACGCGGAACGAGCGGCTATCGATCTCCAGAAGCACTTCGTTTAGCAGCCGTCCTTTCATCGACGCATCCAAGCCCTCCACGATCACTAGGGAGGGAATGCCTAGGCTGCCCGCCTCTCGCTGCACAACTCCCAGCTTTTGAGAAAGTTCTTTCAGTTGAGCTTTGGTGGAAGTGTGGGCGTCGGAGTCGGTTGTATTTTCAGACATATACAGATTGTTGGTCGGATGGCGAATGAGGCTTAGCAGCTTTTATGTCAGCCGCAGTATCCGAAAAGCTTTTTCGTTTTGATAAAGTCGGCGGCGGCCTTGGGGACCATGGTTTCCCAAATCGGGTCGTTTTCGGCGATAGCGGTTAGGATGTCGCGCGAGAAAATTTCCAGCAGATCCTCGTCGATTCCTCGGATATGCTCGATGTATCCGTTTTCCAAGAGGTGCAGGTAGAGGTTCGTTAGCTGAGGCGTTACCCGCAGGTTGTTGCAGGTAATGATGAGCTCGTCGGCTAGGCCTCCGCTTATGTTGGCCCCATCGATCGGTTCGGCAACCTTGTTGTCCTGAGACTCGGCGAGCAGGGTAAGATAGCGCCGGTAGGCGCGTTGCTTCATGGGATAAATGTAGAGGCGAACCGAGTTTTTAAGAAGTCGGCCGAAGGATTCCAGAATGCCGCCCGCGAGGTGGGAGTAGTACTTCTCGTTGAAGATTTCCAAGAGGTTGTTGATGCCCATACAGACGCCAATCATCTCCTTGGTGTAGCGGCGGAAGTAGGAAGTCAGCCGATAGAATTCGAAATAGTTGGATATCAGAACGTAGTTTCCGGTGGCTCCCAACAGGTCGATACGGGCGAGATAGTCTTCGTAGTCTAGCTTCCCGGAAGCCAGCAGGTTGTTCATGGTTATTTCCGCCAAGACGATGACGTCCTTGCCCTGAATAAGTGGCTCTTGAATGAATTGGGCCCCAGAGCACTTGAGCATGTCGATATTTACTCGAGTAACCGGGCGGAAACTTCCTCGCTCCACGAGAATGGCTTTCTTGTAAAGGGCCTCGGAGGGCTGGG
This DNA window, taken from Pelagicoccus albus, encodes the following:
- a CDS encoding CopG family transcriptional regulator; amino-acid sequence: MAAKKGVESSPLTFDLKADLISVLDKYQKQLGVSKSEIIRHAIAGFDYAGFAPAVEDHRQISVRLPLAQKKDLVKLAKAKKVSIGELLRAALEKLPTVPSKSGIEKAPKPAKKVAKKAAKKATKKVAKKAAKKAVKKAPAKKAAKKVVKKAVKKAVKKAPAKKVVKKAAKKAPAKKVAKVAKKAVKKVAKKKAAKKKKK
- a CDS encoding phosphate--AMP phosphotransferase — translated: MSENTTDSDAHTSTKAQLKELSQKLGVVQREAGSLGIPSLVIVEGLDASMKGRLLNEVLLEIDSRSFRVYSTHAGQQDPRRYPLLHRFWNNTPAKGKIQFYDRGPYYLVLDSWAEGKLHEDELPSYWEDIVNFERQLHDSGVKIVKLFLNVSKKTQAKRFRKLEDNPKTAWRVTPKDWRRHRQYRSYLETAKQGMEATNRDYASWHTIDTENFKTALVDVYNHIIDTLENAIEEQRALLALPKEERNWVTYQGHNYLADTQFEEPMDRQLYKKTLKQRQEKIHELVHEIHSHELPVVIAFCGWDAAGKGGCIKRLVQSIDPRGYDVNPVAAPNQVELSHHYLWRFWKEMPPRGKIAIFDRSWYGRVLVERVEALCSNDDWQRAYREMNQMEEHLAKFGTTILKFWLHIDKDTQLERFEARQTDPLKNWKITDEDWRNREKWERYEESVNEMIEKTNTDYAPWKIIPANCKMRARLEVLDTVISSLKKAIKRARKAAL
- a CDS encoding MFS transporter, coding for MQKSAPLSYSYRLIGSQGLNALGDHIAKITASALVAALFPERQAAVWVGVISALYVLPYIFLAPVAGKLTGRFSKSAVVRGSLLLQAAATAGLGFSAIQGSFGGVIASLALVACQSSLLAPSRNALLKDLCGTERLGQMMGLLGLAGVGATLVGLAVGGWSFDQLWKLLGDPWQATAIAGAASSLFALFAYGAVSRIDSNSETEVEKDSSFIAAARELFARPVLRWTSLGLAWFYGVGAMLIMILLQDSRLDHGQSVGSASQGGGMAALLGFGVAAGSGLAAYLCRRRIEVGLSFLGVVLLSVFIPLTALFWDNDGMVSAGVLILGLAGGLFSAPLNALFVASARDDARVTSIAANNLLINVVSGAFVLIASAMGYMGWSPQAQLWIVAGTSVVVTAAMTVLVPESLVRLVLMAACKVFYSLKPRYTEKLPREGGTLLVSNHVSYADALLIWASSPRPVQFVGTDELLKYPLMKWVYRKFNVIPVSPRRAKDAVSKTVDALKAGGVVCLFPEGALTRTGMVMPFKKGAELIARLAQVPVVPLAIDGMWGSVFSFSDKPFRYRWGQPLRRQVSLAFGDAVKFDQASVESLREAVLDLSQDGFSNRRKLEKSLAYLSLKVLARKPFSTKMVDRSLGSKRFRNYQLSVAALGVSRYLIKDCPAARVGVLLPPFFCRELCWLNCIRWLNSEGAGKRPCYTQAGVLRSRKGFL
- a CDS encoding TonB-dependent receptor, which codes for METNSETSEFLTTNRKALTVNLDAAKYGTFAEIGAGQETCRNFFQAGGAAGTIAKTMSAYDMTFSDSIYGKVGRYVSKERVVKMIEHEYALLEERLKDEIGSERTFFAYANTMKAKSYRGGDDTHGWMGIRFQASPGGPPNEIYLHCRMWDPENVQQQHAVGILGTNLIYGAFYHNHDVEKLIESLVDNVGNERIEVDLIHFSGPVFEGVDERIANLHLVRRGLTNAVLFSPNGEITQPSEALYKKAILVERGSFRPVTRVNIDMLKCSGAQFIQEPLIQGKDVIVLAEITMNNLLASGKLDYEDYLARIDLLGATGNYVLISNYFEFYRLTSYFRRYTKEMIGVCMGINNLLEIFNEKYYSHLAGGILESFGRLLKNSVRLYIYPMKQRAYRRYLTLLAESQDNKVAEPIDGANISGGLADELIITCNNLRVTPQLTNLYLHLLENGYIEHIRGIDEDLLEIFSRDILTAIAENDPIWETMVPKAAADFIKTKKLFGYCG
- a CDS encoding ABC transporter ATP-binding protein, which produces MATVELSKLLKVYPNRKGEDVRAVNQIELFIKDREFMVLVGPSGCGKSTSLRMIAGLEEISGGEIKIDGNVINEVAPKDRDIAMVFQNYALYPHMSVYENMAFGLKRRKLKKTEIERRVKEAAQILGIEDLLQRKPFALSGGQRQRVAVGRAIVRKPKVFLFDEPLSNLDAKMRVSTRAEISKLHARLAATMIYVTHDQVEAMTMGDRICVMNDGNIMQVAEPLEIYNQPANMFVASFIGSPPMNLVAGTITQEADALYFSADNSPLKVRLSNVLAEPAANYLNKPIVLGIRPEDIQDTRDLADYEPEHTAQVVVDVAEPMGNETILYLSSGQQSLIGRIRSDVLIRSNQSLSVRLDLSKAHLFNPDTQANISL
- a CDS encoding AMP-binding protein; the encoded protein is MAEFGGGREATLLYSSGSSAEPKGIPLSHRNLVANVSQLSGCYLMRSSDRLLANLPLFHSFGLTGGFWLPILNGMQVVTTWSPLQAKDNLMAIREESVSVMIGTPTFLRPYLKKASSEDLKSLRLVVAGAEKLPSDLAEQWKRRFGISILEGYGMTECAPVISANCLRSDALKGRYALAQNGSKQGSAGLPLPGIRIRIVNPENKSEIAKPGSGGLILVKGPNIFCGYLEPSSEVRFTQDGWLDTGDLGRIDDEGFLWIEGRLSRFSKIGGEMVSHTAVEEAIVEAYPEIGESEVPSLFVGSRACGKKGESLVLLTTRSCDGVELSKRLRNQGLPNLWIPQHLVEVGSLPLLGSGKLDLKACSALCGDDSPAQQLQVGAA
- a CDS encoding sigma-54-dependent transcriptional regulator, producing MPQKIFVRDHWPLAQKLAEVVYCNPFEESRWQLERECLGEDYQERYRYVAPGGAEELLAPNLKKLLAMALEFMEAARSKLAKARQVDEGERVVYENLVHFVVYHEFMQKYDRLIEGALAGKPVPGGVSFFYEYRDRQRYFLSVHAATRFSPEQEGLYFALYFQLRRAWLNIYRYLVGGSEAICALRSRIWGSCFTHDMRRYQRSLYNRMSDIVTLITGPSGTGKELVARAVGMSRFVPFDIKTGRFAVDFSEAFYPLNLSALSPTLIESELFGHRKGAFTGALQDREGYFEKCGAFGTVFLDEIGETDASIQVKLLRVLQTRQFQRLGDTALRPFVGKIMAATNRDLPDEIAAGSFREDFYFRLCADRIRTPSLSEVLSGSGAEIGTLVRHIALKVAGPVDAESLAEESIGWIKQNLGSAYQWPGNFRELEQCVRNIMIHGRYEAEDLGLSRVDADRVKEAAGEKLTANQLLSRYAQEIYRRGGSYEETARVLQVDRRTAKRYVLGVD